In Antedon mediterranea chromosome 10, ecAntMedi1.1, whole genome shotgun sequence, one genomic interval encodes:
- the LOC140060979 gene encoding uncharacterized protein encodes MWECAFTSLIESKAVSVNEKLNLLSQHLSGEPLAMISNYMLLQSEEGYYRARSELKNRYGNNAVISKAFLYKLESWPKIQPRDAPGLRVFSDFLNEIVVAKQKISDLGVLDYSQENLKLIKKVPYFIENKWRNIVQSYANVDSFPSFEIFTGFVRARADEANIPMFIQQPTVPRIDEPEKKHQRRQTSQSFATKVNVLCTYCTKDHHIDDCEGFNKLTRRDRKQYLCEHKLCYGCNVTNVTNEHLAYQCSNAITCKHCKNKHLSSLHIFKQNDKRTVNTSLCTSVTSKSSNTSMIVPVWFRSSRCPQNEILIYCILDPQSNTCFISDSIAEKLKLEGNKTNLLLSTMHSKSSVSCRKFSHMEVVSFDRKTVIPVPTVFSRDQIPATRSQIPTPAVASKWTHLNRISSVIVPYIQNVPIAMLIGNNVPNAIRPRDIIAGGEDEPYGQLSALGWGVVGTMCQKVPEVSVSNHMVASEKDSIVSPKNRLVSQTNAKEMILIMYELDFNDDKPGQSAMSADDRKFMDIMESNVVQRTDDHYEMPLPFKIREGMPNNRNMALKRLKQLKHKLNHNSTFKNDYMNFMVDVLENCSEKVPVNELDMRNGEINYVPHHGVYHPKKKKLCVVFDCSAEYAGTSLNKRLLQGPDMINNLFGVLTRFRKEPIAIQADVKGMFHQFFVSEPDRNFLRFLWWKDGSEEIVEHRMTVHLFGAVSSPAVANFGLRKAADDGESQYGKPVADFIRNDFYVDDGLKSLPSEADAIQLIDSSTKMCAKAGLTLHKWVTNNRQVLNSIPTDLRATDWKEISLHDQLHIERALGVVWCVETDTFEFRMEFKDNPVTRRGILSTLSAVYDPFGFLAPVLIVGKLILRELCMSQLDWDDPLPDEMYHKWAKWRNDIISGIENIKVKRCFKPVDFGSVSKAEMHFFSDASEFAYAQSSYIRLINTLGQVSVSFLLAKLFWGISEMKQESSRYLYLTAYNKFMTTPVPVIGITFHPHLIQVTLVQGEVSIVQLTNSTWLNGPPFLHTNEPLPTAESFVETADVDISDEMRKTTCVFSTCISLDLFQKWFINLCNNFSSWTRLRRVIARCLMCKKRLMDAAKVNIKQGSMFKSISSDCTIPCVDDIQVSGKLILKEDRKSDVQLKRSSFLYGLDPFLDKNQLIRVGGRVKRSKFAFDVKHPLILPKRCHLTKLIISHFHEQMNHAGKVSTLNEVRQQGYWIIHGLSTVGELVHRCVICRKLRGKLSNQKMADLPIERISDSAPFTYSGTTFG; translated from the exons ATGTGGGAATGTGCATTTACCTCTTTAATTGAATCTAAAGCCGTATCAGTGAATGAAAAGTTGAACTTACTAAGTCAACATCTGTCAGGAGAGCCGCTAGCCATGATAAGTAACTATATGTTACTACAGTCGGAAGAAGGTTATTATCGTGCACGTAGTGAACTTAAAAATAGATATGGTAACAATGCTGTTATTTCTAAGGCGTTTTTGTACAAGTTAGAAAGTTGGCCAAAGATCCAACCAAGAGATGCGCCTGGTCTTAGAGTATTTTCAGATTTTCTTAACGAAATCGTGGTAGCTAAACAAAAGATTTCGGATTTGGGAGTTTTAGATTACTCTCAAGAGAACCTTAAACTAATAAAGAAGGTACCttatttcatagaaaataagtGGCGAAATATTGTACAATCTTATGCTAATGTTGACTCTTTTCCAAGTTTTGAAATATTTACAGGTTTTGTCAGAGCAAGGGCTGATGAAGCCAATATACCAATGTTTATTCAACAACCAACCGTACCACGGATTGATGAACCAGAGAAGAAGCATCAACGCCGACAAACATCTCAATCATTTGCCACCAAAGTGAACGTGCTCTGTACGTATTGCACTAAGGACCATCATATAGATGACTGCGAAGGTTTTAATAAGCTGACAAGACGTGACCGAAAGCAATATCTGTGTGAACACAAGTTATGTTACGGATGTAATGTAACTAATGTAACTAATGAACATCTAGCATACCAGTGCTCTAATGCTATAACATGTAAACAttgtaaaaacaaacatttatcaAGCTTGCATATTTTTAAGCAAAACGATAAACGCACTGTTAATACGTCTTTGTGCACCTCCGTTACAAGTAAATCATCAAATACTTCTATGATAGTGCCTGTTTGGTTTCGAAGTTCTCGATGTCCACAGAATGAAATTCTAATCTATTGTATTTTGGACCCCCAGTCTAatacttgttttatttcagaTAGCATTGCTGAGAAACTAAAGTTGGAGGGGAATAAAACCAATCTACTTCTGTCAACTATGCATAGCAAATCATCCGTGTCATGTCGCAAGTTTAGCCACATGGAAGTTGTTAGCTTTGACCGAAAGACTGTGATACCAGTTCCTACAGTTTTTTCTAGAGATCAAATTCCAGCCACCAGGTCTCAAATCCCTACTCCAGCTGTTGCAAGTAAGTGGACTCACTTGAACCGCATTTCATCTGTTATTGTTCCTTATATACAGAATGTGCCGATAGCAATGTTAATAGGAAACAATGTTCCAAATGCCATTAGACCTAGAGACATAATAGCTGGTGGAGAAGATGAACCATACGGACAACTATCAGCTCTTGGATGGGGTGTTGTGGGCACCATGTGCCAAAAGGTTCCGGAAGTGTCGGTGTCTAATCACATGGTTGCTTCGGAAAAAGACTCGATTGTATCACCGAAGAATCGTTTGGTAAGTCAAACTAATGCCAAAGAGATGATTTTGATAATGTATGAACTAGATTTTAATGACGATAAGCCTGGTCAATCTGCAATGTCAGCCGATGATCGTAAATTCATGGATATCATGGAATCAAATGTAGTTCAGCGTACAGATGATCACTACGAAATGCCTCTGCCTTTTAAGATAAGAGAAGGTATGCCGAATAATCGTAACATGGCTTTAAAGCGTCTAAAACAGCTTAAACACAAACTAAATCataattcaacatttaaaaatgacTACATGAACTTTATGGTAGATGTTCTTGAGAACTGTTCAGAGAAGGTTCCTGTAAACGAACTGGACATGCGTAATGGTGAAATTAATTACGTTCCCCATCATGGTGTATATCACCCGAAAAAGAAAAAACTTTGTGTGGTATTCGATTGTTCAGCCGAGTATGCTGGAACATCATTAAATAAACGTTTATTACAGGGACCCGATATGATTAACAATTTATTTGGAGTCTTAACTCGTTTCAGAAAGGAACCAATTGCTATTCAAGCCGATGTGAAAGGAATGTTTCACCAGTTTTTTGTTTCAGAGCCTGATCGTAACTTTCTTCGATTTCTATGGTGGAAGGACGGTTCTGAAGAAATAGTCGAACATAGGATGACTGTACATCTGTTTGGCGCAGTGAGTTCGCCTGCAGTCGCTAACTTCGGCCTACGAAAGGCTGCTGATGATGGTGAATCTCAATACGGTAAACCAGTTGCTGACTTCATACGTAACGACTTTTACGTCGACGACGGTTTGAAATCTCTTCCATCGGAAGCTGATGCAATTCAATTGATCGACTCTTCTACTAAGATGTGTGCTAAGGCAGGTTTAACATTGCATAAATGGGTAACTAACAATAGACAAGTGTTAAATTCAATTCCCACAGATTTGAGAGCAACCGACTGGAAGGAGATTTCTTTACACGACCAGTTACATATTGAACGTGCTCTTGGTGTTGTTTGGTGCGTGGAAACGGATACGTTCGAGTTTCGAATGGAATTTAAAGATAATCCAGTCACTCGCCGTGGGATTCTCTCTACTTTAAGTGCAGTATACGATCCGTTTGGTTTCCTGGCACCTGTATTGATTGTTGGAAAACTGATTCTACGAGAGTTGTGTATGTCTCAGCTTGATTGGGACGATCCACTTCCAGACGAGATGTATCATAAGTGGGCCAAATGGCGAAATGATATAATATCAGGAATCGAGAACATTAAGGTCAAACGATGTTTTAAACCGGTTGATTTTGGTTCCGTGAGCAAGGCAGAAATGCATTTTTTCTCAGACGCAAGTGAATTTGCTTATGCTCAATCATCTTACATCAGACTAATTAACACTCTAGGACAAGTGTCCGTATCTTTTCTTTTGG CAAAGTTGTTCTGGGGTATATCCGAAATGAAGCAAGAAAGTTCAAGGTATTTGTATCTAACCGCATACAACAAATTCATGACCACTCCAGTACCAGTGATTGGCATTACGTTCCATCCGCATCTAATCCAAGTGACTCTGGTACAAGGGGAAGTGAGTATTGTTCAGCTGACGAACTCTACATGGTTAAATGGACCGCCATTCTTGCATACTAATGAGCCATTACCGACTGCTGAATCTTTTGTGGAAACTGCTGATGTTGACATTTCAGACGAGATGCGGAAGACTACTTGTGTATTTTCTACTTGCATATCTTTAGATTTGTTTCAGAAATGGTTTATTAATTTATGCAATAATTTCTCATCATGGACCAGGTTGCGCAGGGTAATCGCTAGATGTCTGATGTGTAAGAAACGACTGATGGACGCCGCTAAAGTTAATATAAAACAGGGTAGCATGTTTAAATCGATTTCTTCTGACTGTACCATACCCTGCGTAGATGACATTCAAGTAAGTGGGAAGTTAATATTGAAAGAGGATCGTAAATCAGATGTTCAGCTGAAAAGATCAAGTTTTCTATATGGACTAGATCCGTTTTTAGATAAAAACCAACTTATAAGAGTTGGGGGAAGAGTAAAACGTTCCAAGTTTGCATTTGATGTTAAGCATCCCTTGATCTTACCGAAAAGGTGTCATTTAACTAAGCTTATTATCTCACATTTTCATGAGCAGATGAACCATGCCGGGAAAGTTTCAACCTTAAATGAAGTCCGACAACAAGGCTATTGGATAATCCACGGTCTATCTACAGTTGGCGAATTGGTTCATCGTTGTGTAATCTGCCGCAAGTTAAGGGGTAAATTATCGAACCAGAAGATGGCAGACCTACCAATTGAGAGGATTTCAGATTCTGCACCGTTTACCTACAGTGGAACTACATTCGGATAG
- the LOC140060977 gene encoding uncharacterized protein gives MLEVFNFGQSFCKWVNTIYNNTECVIVNNGWVSENFEMIRQGCSLSALLFLLVVETMASNDQHYKGILLPGPIKEEVRIAQLADDTVLFAGNKKV, from the coding sequence ATGTTGGAAGTATTTAATTTTGGACAGTCCTTTTGTAAATgggtaaacacaatttataacAACACAGAATGTGTCATTGTTAACAATGGATGGGTATCTgaaaattttgaaatgatacGACAGGGATGTTCCTTGTCAGCATTACTATTTCTATTGGTTGTAGAAACAATGGCAAGTAATGACCAACATTATAAAGGAATTTTGCTACCTGGTCCTATAAAAGAGGAAGTGCGTATAGCACAACTTGCAGATGATACAGTATTGTTTGCAGgaaataaaaaagtataa
- the LOC140060978 gene encoding uncharacterized protein — protein sequence MGGIWERQIRTVRNALAPLLNIHGNQLDDECFRTLLSEVMNIVNSRPLTVNNLNDPNSMEPLTPNHILTLKHKVVVPPPGIFQNADMYCRRRWRRVQHLSNEFWCRWRKEYLSSMQSRSKWTSPKRNFKVGDVVLLKGDNVPRNIWELAKVIALHPSDDGLVRKVSVFVGRRQSVLERPVHKLLQLVPVD from the coding sequence ATGGGAGGAATTTGGGAACGCCAAATTCGTACTGTGAGAAATGCTTTGGCTCCTCTACTCAACATACATGGTAACCAGTTGGATGATGAATGTTTTCGTACGTTGCTTTCCGAAGTCATGAACATTGTAAATTCCAGGCCCCTTACTGTTAACAACTTAAATGACCCAAATTCAATGGAACCGCTAACACCTAATCACATTCTAACCTTAAAACATAAAGTTGTAGTTCCTCCACCAGGTATCTTTCAGAATGCTGATATGTACTGTAGACGGCGATGGAGACGAGTGCAACACTTATCCAATGAGTTTTGGTGTAGATGGCGAAAAGAATACTTATCGTCAATGCAGTCACGGTCAAAGTGGACGTCACCAAAGAGAAACTTTAAAGTTGGTGACGTAGTGCTTTTGAAGGGAGACAACGTTCCACGTAACATCTGGGAATTAGCCAAGGTTATTGCACTGCATCCAAGCGACGACGGGCTCGTAAGAAAGGTTTCAGTCTTCGTTGGACGACGACAATCCGTGCTGGAAAGACCTGTGCACAAACTATTGCAGTTGGTGCCAGTTGATTGA
- the LOC140060980 gene encoding uncharacterized protein, with protein sequence MLKNGEENDILGEVQRGFRTDRRFEDHIFVLKSIIATRRAEGKKTFLAFLDFKKALDSVWRQGLITAAKRIGIRGKLLNLLRNMYNDVKCKVVFNDLESDKFSINEGVAVHCQQSFFLYTLTN encoded by the exons ATGTTAAAAAACGGAG AAGAAAATGACATCCTTGGTGAAGTTCAAAGAGGCTTTCGGACAGACAGAAGATTTGAAGACCACATTTTTGTCTTGAAAAGCATTATCGCCACAAGGCGTGCTGAGGGTAAAAAAACGTTTCTGGCCTTTTTGGACTTTAAAAAAGCCTTAGATTCAGTTTGGCGACAAGGGTTAATTACTGCTGCCAAAAGAATTGGTATTCGTGGTAAACTTCTTAACTTACTAAGAAATATGTACAATGATGTTAAATGCAAAGTTGTGTTCAATGACTTAGAATCTGATAAGTTTAGCATTAATGAAGGAGTAGCTGTTCATTGTCAACAGTCTTTTTTTCTATATACATTAACGAACTAA